In Chryseobacterium gleum, a single genomic region encodes these proteins:
- a CDS encoding TrmH family RNA methyltransferase: MLIESFQNDKIKNVTKLLTDNRFRKKSKVFVVEGQQENERALQYDFEPLEFFICESIFKGAVPDGKIHYVSEKVYEKIAYRGSSEGIIGVYHTKEIPLSSFTPQKDSTVIIVEGVEKPGNLGAILRSCEAFGIDALIVADGKTDFYNPNVIRSSVGCLFGMEVYQAENKETLEFLQKNSFNIYTTLMDESAEDLYKRDFRQRSAVLFGTEHSGLSDFWIGKGKNTLIPMAGSIDSLNLSNAVAITCYESLRQKKG, from the coding sequence ATGTTGATAGAAAGTTTCCAGAACGATAAAATAAAAAATGTCACTAAGCTCCTTACTGACAACAGATTTCGTAAAAAATCAAAAGTTTTTGTAGTAGAAGGCCAGCAGGAAAATGAAAGAGCCCTTCAGTATGATTTTGAACCCCTGGAGTTCTTTATCTGTGAAAGTATTTTCAAAGGAGCCGTTCCCGATGGAAAAATTCATTACGTAAGCGAGAAAGTATATGAGAAAATAGCTTACAGAGGAAGTTCAGAAGGAATTATCGGGGTTTACCACACAAAGGAAATTCCTCTTTCATCTTTTACTCCCCAAAAAGATTCTACCGTTATTATTGTTGAAGGTGTAGAAAAACCAGGAAATCTTGGGGCAATTTTAAGAAGCTGCGAAGCATTTGGAATTGATGCACTGATTGTTGCTGACGGAAAAACGGACTTCTATAACCCCAATGTCATCAGATCAAGTGTGGGATGCCTTTTCGGAATGGAAGTGTATCAGGCTGAAAATAAAGAGACATTGGAATTTTTGCAAAAAAACAGCTTCAATATCTATACAACGCTTATGGATGAAAGTGCTGAAGATCTTTATAAGAGAGATTTCAGACAACGCTCTGCTGTGTTATTCGGTACAGAACATTCCGGATTAAGTGACTTCTGGATCGGAAAAGGAAAAAATACCCTGATCCCTATGGCAGGAAGTATTGATTCTTTGAATCTGAGCAATGCCGTAGCGATTACCTGTTATGAATCTTTGAGACAGAAGAAAGGCTAA
- the rmuC gene encoding DNA recombination protein RmuC, which yields MEMIYLIIGFVAGGLLGAIILYFALKSSTVSRSSYDTLNALSIKAQSELENSNLKIQELTQNISKEKEVNMLQQDLMDDLKNEFSKISAEYSSLNIQFQELKQINQRQISQIETHILEKQTLFAKNSELLAKNEGLQKSLDTQKEEIIKIQEESKLQFENLANKILEEKTEKFTTLNQNNLKNILEPFQEKIADLKNKVNEAYEKENKERFSLAEKVKELAELNQQISEDAKKLTRALKGESKTQGNWGEMILESILEKSGLVKGREYFLEHELRDEDNNALFSEFSGKKMRPDAVVKYPDERNVIIDSKVSLTAFTELVDETDVDVYAIKLSQHLGSIKNHINQLSQKAYDDYGKSLDFVMMFIPSEPAYIAAMQADQNLWNYAYERRILLLNPSNLITSLKLIADLWKREYQNRNSMEIAERGAKLYDKFVGFVDNLEKVGRNLDQAKNVYNEAYKQLHTGNDNLVIQTQKLKSLGIKNKKDLPQSLIDNSNLIEPSES from the coding sequence ATGGAGATGATATATTTAATTATTGGCTTTGTTGCCGGCGGCTTACTGGGAGCCATTATACTGTATTTTGCACTGAAATCATCAACAGTATCAAGGAGTTCTTATGATACACTGAACGCCTTATCTATTAAAGCTCAGTCTGAGCTTGAAAACTCCAACCTGAAAATTCAGGAACTTACGCAGAACATCAGTAAAGAAAAAGAAGTCAATATGCTGCAGCAGGATTTAATGGATGATCTGAAAAATGAGTTTTCTAAAATCTCTGCTGAATATTCTTCTTTAAACATCCAGTTTCAGGAATTAAAACAAATCAATCAGAGACAAATCTCACAGATTGAAACCCATATCCTTGAAAAACAAACGCTTTTTGCTAAAAACTCTGAACTTCTGGCAAAAAATGAAGGCCTTCAAAAGTCTCTTGATACCCAGAAAGAAGAAATCATCAAAATTCAGGAGGAGTCTAAACTCCAGTTTGAAAACCTGGCCAATAAAATTTTAGAAGAGAAAACTGAAAAGTTTACTACTTTAAATCAAAATAACTTAAAAAATATCCTTGAGCCTTTTCAGGAGAAAATTGCTGATTTAAAGAACAAAGTCAATGAAGCTTATGAAAAGGAAAACAAAGAACGTTTCTCTCTGGCGGAAAAAGTAAAAGAGCTTGCAGAACTGAACCAGCAGATTTCTGAAGATGCCAAAAAACTCACCCGCGCTCTGAAAGGAGAAAGTAAAACCCAGGGAAACTGGGGAGAAATGATCCTTGAAAGTATTCTTGAAAAATCAGGGCTGGTAAAAGGAAGGGAATATTTCCTGGAACATGAATTACGTGACGAAGATAATAATGCTTTATTCTCGGAATTCTCCGGAAAAAAAATGCGTCCGGATGCTGTTGTAAAATATCCTGATGAAAGAAACGTGATTATTGACTCTAAAGTTTCTCTTACAGCTTTCACAGAATTGGTAGATGAAACCGATGTCGATGTTTATGCCATAAAGCTAAGCCAGCACCTTGGATCCATAAAAAACCACATTAACCAGCTAAGTCAGAAAGCATATGATGACTATGGAAAATCATTAGATTTCGTGATGATGTTTATTCCTAGCGAACCTGCTTATATCGCAGCAATGCAGGCAGATCAGAATCTTTGGAATTATGCTTATGAAAGAAGAATCCTGCTTCTTAATCCAAGCAATCTGATCACTTCCCTGAAGCTGATTGCCGATCTTTGGAAACGGGAATATCAAAACCGAAATTCTATGGAAATTGCCGAACGCGGAGCCAAGCTCTATGACAAATTCGTAGGATTCGTAGACAATCTGGAAAAAGTGGGACGAAATCTTGACCAGGCAAAGAACGTCTATAATGAGGCTTATAAACAGCTTCATACCGGAAATGACAACCTTGTCATCCAGACCCAAAAACTGAAGTCATTAGGAATTAAAAATAAAAAAGACCTGCCGCAGAGTCTCATTGACAACAGCAATCTTATTGAACCATCAGAAAGCTAA
- a CDS encoding response regulator transcription factor: MNILLVEDDQRISNFLIKGLSEAGYNITLADSGEKARELLHTYDFDIILMDIMLPGLDGMQLTQIIRFKGNYTPILVLSALNSPDDKIKMLDMGADDYLSKPFHFEELISRIKALTRRNKLSYKKEDQYLSCGNITIDTDLHKVTQNDKEIEFSPTEYKLFTFLMENKNKVLSRTQILHNVWGIDFDNTTNVVDVYISYIRNKIDETEQKIIHTVKGTGYLIKD, encoded by the coding sequence ATGAATATTTTGTTGGTAGAAGATGATCAAAGAATCAGCAATTTTCTGATAAAAGGCCTTTCTGAGGCCGGTTACAATATAACCCTTGCCGATTCAGGAGAAAAAGCACGTGAACTTCTTCATACCTATGATTTTGATATTATTTTAATGGATATCATGCTTCCCGGGCTGGACGGAATGCAGCTTACACAAATTATAAGATTTAAAGGAAATTATACTCCTATTTTGGTCTTGAGTGCCCTGAACAGTCCTGACGATAAGATTAAGATGCTGGATATGGGAGCAGATGATTATTTATCAAAGCCTTTTCATTTTGAAGAGCTGATATCAAGAATTAAAGCTTTAACCAGAAGAAATAAATTAAGCTATAAGAAGGAAGATCAATATTTATCATGCGGCAATATCACTATTGACACAGATCTTCATAAGGTGACGCAGAATGATAAAGAAATAGAATTTTCTCCCACTGAATACAAACTTTTTACTTTCCTGATGGAGAATAAAAATAAGGTGCTCAGCAGAACCCAGATTTTACATAATGTGTGGGGAATTGATTTTGATAATACAACAAATGTAGTGGATGTTTATATTTCCTACATCCGTAATAAGATTGACGAGACAGAACAGAAGATTATCCATACGGTGAAAGGAACCGGCTATTTGATTAAAGACTGA
- a CDS encoding HAMP domain-containing sensor histidine kinase, translating to MTLRNRFTLISSLSFGIVSIITSAVIFFAYYDSTKIFYFEKLRNTALISAIYYLEKDELPKDRHAQIKKEYNHLIQNNRVAVYNQNNEVTFGHNLNDKNIKPSHLQAVRNNKGIQFMSDNQFYYGIFYPDNQGDFVVFVKSSNDSFQSQILRLSIIMLSVLVIGLLAIYFLSRYLSKVVYKPISNVVERINKVDYNNISTAITSTNTNDEVEDLIKSYNKLLGRISENVLLQQNFINYVSHEFKTPLAAISGNLEVFAQKDRTPEEYKKVAKESLENVYEIENILNNLLLMSGMTKLESSHQSMRVDELVWKIYEKLEPKAKENHSSIKIQLQVTQPALLEFPGNETLLYLALYNIVENAIKYSYDKPVIITLSEKNAQLYIEVRDEGRGIPSDDLMKISETFYRGKNVNTIKGSGIGLSLSKSIFDHHHIVMKIDSAVNVGTTVLLKFPVHS from the coding sequence ATGACACTCAGAAACAGGTTTACCCTTATTTCAAGCCTTTCATTCGGCATTGTTTCTATCATCACATCTGCGGTGATATTCTTTGCCTATTATGACAGTACCAAAATTTTTTATTTTGAAAAACTTCGCAATACGGCTCTTATTTCTGCTATTTATTATCTCGAAAAAGACGAACTTCCGAAAGACCGCCATGCCCAGATCAAAAAGGAATATAATCATCTGATTCAGAATAACAGGGTAGCGGTGTATAATCAGAATAACGAGGTTACCTTTGGGCATAACCTTAATGATAAGAATATAAAACCTTCCCATTTACAGGCTGTCCGGAATAATAAAGGAATACAGTTTATGTCTGATAACCAATTTTACTATGGTATTTTTTATCCGGATAACCAGGGTGATTTTGTTGTTTTTGTAAAGTCTTCCAACGATTCATTTCAATCCCAGATATTAAGGCTTTCCATTATTATGCTTTCAGTGCTGGTCATTGGTTTGCTTGCGATTTATTTTCTGAGCCGGTATCTTTCTAAAGTGGTTTATAAACCTATTTCCAATGTTGTGGAACGCATCAATAAAGTGGATTATAATAATATTTCTACAGCAATTACTTCTACCAATACCAATGATGAAGTTGAAGATCTTATTAAATCCTACAATAAACTGCTGGGCAGAATTTCTGAAAATGTACTCTTACAGCAGAATTTTATCAACTACGTTTCTCATGAATTTAAAACTCCGTTAGCAGCTATCTCCGGGAATCTTGAAGTTTTTGCCCAAAAGGACCGTACACCGGAAGAATATAAAAAGGTAGCAAAAGAGTCTCTGGAAAATGTATATGAAATCGAAAATATTCTCAATAACCTTTTACTGATGTCAGGAATGACCAAACTTGAATCTTCACATCAATCAATGAGAGTAGATGAACTGGTCTGGAAAATCTATGAGAAATTAGAACCTAAAGCCAAAGAAAATCATTCCTCCATTAAAATTCAGCTTCAGGTAACGCAACCCGCTTTGCTTGAATTTCCCGGAAACGAAACGCTGCTGTATCTGGCTTTATATAATATTGTAGAAAATGCCATCAAGTATTCTTATGATAAACCTGTAATCATTACTCTGTCAGAAAAAAATGCTCAGCTGTATATTGAAGTAAGAGACGAAGGAAGAGGAATTCCGTCCGATGATCTGATGAAAATATCTGAAACATTTTACAGAGGGAAAAATGTAAATACGATTAAAGGAAGTGGAATTGGCTTATCGTTGTCAAAAAGTATTTTTGATCATCATCATATTGTCATGAAAATTGATTCTGCTGTCAATGTCGGAACAACTGTCCTTCTTAAATTTCCGGTTCACTCGTAA
- a CDS encoding TolC family protein yields the protein MKKLFFTLFYIHCFSFFSAQISDTLKISRREAETIFLAKNLDLIAQKLEISQAEARAVQAKYWPNPKLSISEINLWRTYDIEEQPKLIGNWGQNTQVAAEIEQVIQTAGKRRKNIELQKIEVEGEKYELQEVLRELKKILRNTITEILYNQEQQKIYQGQIASIEKLTKSYNNQLNLGNISKAEYVRLKAQEIEFKKKLISLKQEIEDQQVELKALLMLPSQSYLMISDSFSMPEKQISELEVNQWIEKAKENRPDIMIAKNKERHAAKNLEIQNAMKTPDVAVSIEYDRGGNIMKDFIGLGVSMDLPIFDRNKGNIQEAKLEIEKNKLETRKAMLKSENEIVSVFRNYIRTQQVSEEIDENYESTLDGLLVSHEKNFRLRNISMLEYMDFLDTYIGNKMIILDTKKELNQYYENLQYVVGQDL from the coding sequence TTGAAGAAGCTATTTTTTACCCTATTTTATATTCATTGTTTCAGTTTCTTTTCTGCACAGATTTCAGATACCCTGAAAATAAGCAGAAGGGAAGCTGAAACTATCTTTCTGGCAAAAAACCTTGATCTTATTGCTCAGAAGCTTGAGATTTCACAAGCCGAAGCAAGAGCAGTTCAGGCTAAATACTGGCCCAATCCCAAATTAAGTATCAGTGAAATCAATCTGTGGAGAACCTATGATATTGAAGAGCAGCCAAAACTGATTGGAAACTGGGGGCAAAACACGCAGGTTGCCGCTGAAATAGAGCAGGTGATTCAGACAGCAGGTAAAAGACGAAAAAATATTGAACTTCAGAAAATAGAAGTGGAAGGTGAAAAGTATGAACTGCAGGAGGTTCTGCGTGAGCTTAAGAAAATACTCAGAAATACAATCACTGAAATTCTTTACAATCAGGAACAGCAGAAAATCTATCAGGGCCAGATTGCTTCCATTGAGAAATTAACAAAATCCTATAATAATCAATTAAACCTTGGAAACATCAGTAAAGCTGAATATGTACGCTTAAAGGCTCAGGAAATTGAATTCAAAAAGAAACTTATTTCATTAAAACAGGAAATTGAAGATCAACAGGTGGAGTTAAAAGCTTTGCTGATGCTGCCATCACAATCTTATCTGATGATTTCAGATTCATTCTCTATGCCTGAAAAACAAATTTCAGAGCTCGAAGTAAATCAATGGATAGAAAAGGCTAAAGAAAACCGCCCGGATATCATGATCGCAAAAAATAAAGAGAGGCATGCCGCCAAAAACCTGGAAATTCAAAATGCTATGAAAACTCCCGATGTTGCTGTTTCTATCGAATACGACCGCGGAGGGAATATAATGAAAGATTTTATAGGACTAGGGGTTTCTATGGATCTGCCGATCTTCGACCGTAATAAAGGAAATATTCAGGAAGCTAAACTGGAAATTGAGAAAAACAAACTTGAAACCCGTAAAGCCATGCTGAAATCTGAGAATGAAATTGTCTCTGTTTTCAGAAACTATATCCGGACACAGCAGGTATCAGAAGAAATCGATGAAAATTATGAGTCTACACTGGACGGTTTGCTGGTAAGCCATGAAAAAAACTTCAGACTGAGGAATATCAGCATGCTGGAATATATGGATTTTCTGGATACCTACATCGGGAACAAAATGATCATCCTGGATACCAAAAAAGAACTTAATCAATACTACGAAAACCTGCAGTATGTTGTAGGACAAGATTTATAA
- a CDS encoding efflux RND transporter periplasmic adaptor subunit, which translates to MNKNLTKYIAAAYLSSLIIFTGCAGKAENKEAEKGYCISKELKKDIKLAKAEMLPIEESITLTGEVESNSDKTVPFVSLVDGVVMDTYFSLGDYVKKGQTLASVKSTAVNEMQDDTQTLQAQLAVAKRKLSSVEAMYKDDIASQKDLQEARSEVAILQSNISKTQKNMQLYSAGGNTIQIKAPADGYVISKNISKGMPVTTGGDQLFTISNLDKVWVMANVYATNMRHVYVNQPVVVKTLAYPDDSFSGKIDNISQVFNENERVLKAKIIMDNNGMKLRPGMSADVVLPINSQNKSALAIPAKALIFDNNQSYVVVYKKDCELEIRPVTEIASNSRYIYVEGNLKPGENVIASNGLLIYENLKNQLNNSKK; encoded by the coding sequence ATGAACAAAAATTTGACCAAGTACATTGCTGCGGCTTACCTTTCTTCCCTCATTATTTTTACAGGTTGTGCCGGTAAAGCAGAAAATAAGGAAGCCGAAAAAGGATATTGCATCAGCAAAGAGCTAAAGAAAGATATTAAACTGGCTAAGGCAGAAATGCTTCCCATAGAAGAAAGTATAACCCTTACCGGAGAAGTGGAAAGTAATTCTGATAAGACAGTGCCTTTTGTAAGCCTTGTGGACGGAGTGGTGATGGATACTTATTTTTCCCTTGGTGATTACGTGAAAAAGGGACAGACGCTGGCCAGTGTAAAAAGTACAGCTGTGAATGAAATGCAGGATGATACCCAGACTTTGCAGGCTCAGCTGGCAGTGGCAAAAAGAAAGCTGTCTTCTGTAGAAGCGATGTATAAAGATGATATTGCTTCTCAGAAAGATTTACAGGAAGCACGTTCGGAAGTTGCCATACTCCAATCTAATATTTCCAAGACACAGAAAAATATGCAGCTGTATTCAGCGGGAGGGAATACCATTCAGATCAAAGCCCCGGCTGACGGATATGTTATTTCAAAGAATATCTCCAAAGGAATGCCTGTTACCACGGGTGGAGATCAGCTTTTTACCATTTCAAACCTGGATAAGGTATGGGTAATGGCGAATGTCTATGCTACCAACATGAGGCATGTTTATGTAAATCAACCTGTAGTAGTAAAAACGCTTGCATATCCTGATGACAGTTTCTCCGGAAAGATTGATAATATTTCCCAGGTTTTCAATGAAAATGAAAGAGTACTCAAAGCGAAAATCATTATGGACAATAATGGAATGAAGCTGAGACCGGGGATGTCTGCAGATGTTGTACTGCCAATTAATTCACAAAACAAAAGCGCTCTGGCTATTCCTGCAAAGGCCCTGATCTTTGATAACAACCAAAGTTATGTAGTGGTTTACAAAAAAGACTGTGAGTTGGAAATAAGACCTGTTACCGAGATTGCTTCCAACAGCCGGTATATTTATGTAGAAGGAAATTTAAAACCAGGTGAAAATGTCATTGCT